DNA sequence from the Fimbriimonadaceae bacterium genome:
AAGCCTGCGTTTGTACGTACGATTCCCACGTTATCGGTCATTAAACGCTGTAGGGCCCGTCGGATCTGAACGGCTTCTGTGTCTGGCGTTGAAAGTGGCTCGTGGACAACGGGGGGATTCTCAAGTGTAAAAGAGGGTTCCTCGAATGAAGCCTGTGCGGCAGCCCTACCAAAGACCATCGCTTCGAGAAGGCTATTACTGGCTAATCGATTCGCGCCGTGTACCCCCGTCGAAGCAACCTCCCCAGCCGCGTAAAGGCCTGGCACGGAGGTCTTTCCGCTCAGGTCAGTAATAACGCCTCCGCAGGAGTAGTGCTGGGCAGGCACTACAGGCGCCCAGTCCTTGTCGAACTCCACTCCGACTGTGCTAAGCGTGGCGTGGATCGTCGGAAACTCTTCTTTCACTGTTCCAGGCTTAAAGTGAGTGAGGTCCAGGTAGACGCACCACGTCCCAAGTCGTTTGATCTCACTGTCTATTGCTCTGGCCACGATGTCGCGGGGTGCAAGCTCCAGCCGTTCGTCGTAGTCGTACATGAAGCGCCTCCCAAGGTGGTTGCGCAGGGTGCCGCCAGCGCCTCTGCACGCTTCCGTGAGAAGGTAGCCCCTCAACTGCTCATGATAGAGCGTTGTCGGGTGGAATTGCATAAACTCCATCCCCGCAATCTCTGCCCCGACTTCACTTGCCAATGCTACACCGTCCGCCGTGGCGACACGTGGGTTGGTTGTGTGCCGATACATTGTTCCGCAGCCGCCTGTTGCAATAAGCGTCGACTTCGAAAGGAAGGAGACCTCGCCAAGCCCCTCGATCATCGCTCGCACACCTACACACCGACCCTCGTGCATCAGCAGATTTGTGACAAAGGCATGTTCGATAACCGTGATGTTTGGGCTGGCTTTCACTGCAGCGACAACGGCGCGCTCAATCTCATAGCCTGTTCGGTCCTCGAAGTGGATAATACGGTGGCGGCTGTGTCCGCCCTCTAGCCCAAGCCGCAGTTCGCCGTTGTCCTGAACGTCAAACTTTGCCCCAATGTCTTGTAGCCATTGAATCGCATCCGGAGCTTGTTGCACCAGAAACCGAACCGCATCGGCGTTGCAAAGACCCGCGCCCGCGATGAGCGTGTCACGCTCGTGAAGCTCCCAAG
Encoded proteins:
- the nadB gene encoding L-aspartate oxidase, coding for MSVERYDFVAVGSGLAGLTYALSASKFGSVCVLTKAAVTDANTSYAQGGIAAAIGEADSWELHERDTLIAGAGLCNADAVRFLVQQAPDAIQWLQDIGAKFDVQDNGELRLGLEGGHSRHRIIHFEDRTGYEIERAVVAAVKASPNITVIEHAFVTNLLMHEGRCVGVRAMIEGLGEVSFLSKSTLIATGGCGTMYRHTTNPRVATADGVALASEVGAEIAGMEFMQFHPTTLYHEQLRGYLLTEACRGAGGTLRNHLGRRFMYDYDERLELAPRDIVARAIDSEIKRLGTWCVYLDLTHFKPGTVKEEFPTIHATLSTVGVEFDKDWAPVVPAQHYSCGGVITDLSGKTSVPGLYAAGEVASTGVHGANRLASNSLLEAMVFGRAAAQASFEEPSFTLENPPVVHEPLSTPDTEAVQIRRALQRLMTDNVGIVRTNAGLDAAETRLAELMAEYDAKADAPYGMYALETRNLLLAAGHVIRGAISRRENVGLHYNTDLIPTA